The following coding sequences lie in one Arabidopsis thaliana chromosome 3, partial sequence genomic window:
- the ELO1 gene encoding Paxneb protein-like protein (ELONGATA 1 (ELO1); FUNCTIONS IN: molecular_function unknown; INVOLVED IN: cell proliferation, organ growth; LOCATED IN: Elongator holoenzyme complex; CONTAINS InterPro DOMAIN/s: Elongator complex protein 4 (InterPro:IPR008728); Has 305 Blast hits to 280 proteins in 134 species: Archae - 2; Bacteria - 2; Metazoa - 144; Fungi - 81; Plants - 54; Viruses - 0; Other Eukaryotes - 22 (source: NCBI BLink).) — protein MAAPNVRSSSSFSRNISVVSSPQIPGLKSGPNGTAFISSGIRDLDRILGGGYPLGSLVMVMEDPEAPHHMDLLRTYMSQGLVNNQPLLYASPSKDPKGFLGTLPHPASSKEDKPTAPDPDQGESLRIAWQYRKYLENQKNAIDDYSNDFDMRKPLERQFLSGRPIDCVSLLDSSDLSIAQDHCATFLSKFPRLCGILSYLISITRSSFESINFVGHTYAANSAQAQFFLHLSYTSKLKTAVTLHLLAASQSSLFALPCVSILKRNQTCSHS, from the exons ATGGCTGCACCAAACGTTCGTAGTAGTAGCAGCTTCTCTCGCAACATATCAGTTGTGTCATCGCCTCAAATTCCTGGTCTCAAAAGTGGTCCTAATGGCACAGCTTTTATATCGTCAGGGATTCGTGATCTTGACA GGATACTAGGTGGTGGGTATCCTTTGGGAAGCTTAGTAATGGTAATGGAAGATCCTGAAGCACCGCATCATATGGATCTGTTAAGAACTTACATGTCTCAGGGGCTTGTTAACAATCAACCACTTCTTTATGCTAGTCCTTCAAAAGATCCAAAAGGGTTTCTTGGTACTTTGCCGCATCCTGCATCATCCAAAGAGGATAAGCCTACTGCGCCCGACCCTGATCAG GGAGAGAGCTTGAGGATTGCTTGGCAGTATCGGAAGTATTTGGAAAACCAGAAGAATGCTATTG ATGATTACTCCAATGACTTTGATATGAGAAAGCCCTTGGAGAGGCAATTTCTGAGCGGACGGCCCATAGATTGTGTCAGTCTGTTAGACTCTTCAGATCTTTCCATTGCTCAGGACCACTGTGCTAcgtttttatcaaaatttccaAGGTTGTGTGGCATCCTTTCTTATTTGATCTCAATTACTCGCTCTAGTTTCGaatcaataaattttgttggtcATACCTATGCAGCAAATTCTGCTCAAGCTCAATTCTTTTTACATCTCTCTTATACTTCCAAGCTCA AAACAGCAGTAACATTGCATCTATTGGCCGCATCGCAATCCAGTCTTTTT